The genome window TGACCACCTTGACACTGTTATCGAAATACAATTCCGAAGCGCGGGGCGCGAGGGCGAACGCGGAAACACCCATCTTGCGGACAAAGATCAGCTCACACGGCTTCCCTTGAAAGGCCGGGTAATGGCTATCCAGCACCTGGAGCAGTCCCCTGCCTTCCTCCAGACCCATTTCACCCATCACCAGCAGGCGTTCCACGATGTAGGCGTACAGGACGTTCTGAAATGGATAGGCATCTGCGGTGATGCCGAAGTGTTGAGCAAACAAGTCCAGCGTCGCCTTCGAAACAATGTTCTGTTTAATTAAGTCCTCCAGCATGATCATGGATTCAGCCAAGTTCGGTGAAAACATGTCAGCCAGTTCATCGAGTGACAGGTCATCCTTCATGTGAATGATCTTGTCGATTCTGGCCAGGATTTGCTCCTTTGGGAAAAACGTCTCCTGACCCGTAAAGGTTGAGCGGCGAATAAACCAGTCCTCCGGAATCAGGTTTTTTCTTTTCCAACGATACAGCTGGCCGTACGAAATACCGGTAAGCTCCAGCAGCTCCTTTTTCGAAATGAAGTCGTCTTCCATGTCAAGCACCTCCACGAACAATGTAACATAACACTGTTACGTTATCAACCAAAAGAAAAGACTGCTTGTCTGCAGTCTTGTTCACAGCCTATTCAAATTCTGCTGCAATCAAACGCTTCAGATCCGTTGGCAGCGGCGCTTCGCATTGG of Brevibacillus choshinensis contains these proteins:
- a CDS encoding YhbD family protein, which encodes MEDDFISKKELLELTGISYGQLYRWKRKNLIPEDWFIRRSTFTGQETFFPKEQILARIDKIIHMKDDLSLDELADMFSPNLAESMIMLEDLIKQNIVSKATLDLFAQHFGITADAYPFQNVLYAYIVERLLVMGEMGLEEGRGLLQVLDSHYPAFQGKPCELIFVRKMGVSAFALAPRASELYFDNSVKVVSRLNVASCLEELKAKLLK